The Primulina huaijiensis isolate GDHJ02 chromosome 6, ASM1229523v2, whole genome shotgun sequence genomic sequence GGCTAATGTTGCAGCCTTGACCAGATAGTAAGACCAATGAGTAAAAATATCTTCTGTTTGGAAGTCCCCATCAATCATCATcacaaaaagaaaatgtatcaTTGTCACAAGAAATCTTGACAAATCACTATCAATTTCTATGACCAAGAGACATCAAAAAGTGAGATGTCACCGACCTTTACACTAAAAGGGAAACATAACGACTAAATTTATCTTACTCATAATAAAGCCTTGTCCATATTAACAAATTGGAAAAAGAAATCCTTAACCTGATAAGAGGAATAGCATAACAGAGAATTTGAGTTCTTATTATTCTTCTTCGTGCAGAGTGCAGAGCATTGTTTAAAGCCCTCAAGTTTGACAGAAAAAGTAATACAAACACATAGCACGGTATGGTTGCATTTCATTACCAGGTTCAGTGTATCCAAGGCGTTTTGCGGCATTGACAACGTCACTAAAGGGTTTTCCAACTTCAACTTCACTCATCACATAACCCAGTGTACCTGAGAATCATAAGaactatataattatcatatgcaTCTTTTGATGGTCAAAATAAAGCAGGGTTATAAATCTTAACCTCAATTGAATAAAAGAAAGCAAATATTGGTAAAGTTGGAAAAAGTACCGCTTAGACTTCCAATGATTCGTTGAAGGGCATCTCCTGATGAAAGCATACGATTTATTGATGATATGACAGGAAGACCGGCACCAACCTAGCACATAATATGAGAAGTAATAAATGAAGTCCAGATTGCCAACATAGTGGATAATACAGACTCAAATTTATTAACaaagaaaatgtatatgaaTCTATTAAACACGATGGAGATCTTAATTACATGCCCATCAAAATTTCCACTAGAAAAGGGATGTACCATGTTAACCTCAATTAAGCTGGCAAAATTATCCCCAAACAAACTAACTGATATTTACTAGATACATATGGGATTTTTTGagaattattataataatatgactTTCTCATTTCTAGACATTAAATAATTAGTCAGCCTCCCGTTAACTATTAAAGACACATAAGAGATTAATGAAAAACTTCAAGGCCAAGAAAATAGGAAAGGAAACTATCCGAGTAATAGTGCCTAAACGAACATTTCTGTAACCAATACCTTAAAATAGAAATTAGTTTCTTGCACCATTAACTTGAAGAAAACTAAAGTGATtttattcaaattcaaataaaagacATGAGGGGGACATGTGTATTTTTCTAGAATAAAgattttggattttaaaaatgAAGCTAGAATCAGGGACAAAATAGATTTGATCCTCGTCAATTTTCCGCTAGTTAGTAAATAAACTAAAACCTCATTCCACAAACTTCATTGTTCATATCAATGCCTGAGATAAAACTAAAGCTGATGGAAATAGAAACCAAGTAACTCACAGTTGACTCATGCCGAATTAATCGAGGGTGTGAAATCAATTTGTCATAATCTTCCTGCAAACCAATAGGAAAATCACTACATGGTTAATAATATTGTAGCAAATTAGACAGCTCACCCAGATTACTTGACAATTGCAACATTTATTGAACAACAATATTGAAAGATGACTAAAAAGTCAATGCTTAGTTGTCAAGTATCTAAACGAATTATGATCTCAAAAAGACTATGATAGATACCAAAGATGTGCTAAGCCAGTACAAATACACAGTACCAACGAAGAACTTAGGGGCTGCTTGTTGGCCAGAACCACACAACATTCTAACTCCACGACCTTTCTTAGCAGTGGAATAGTGTTGCAGCTGGCTGAGCAGTCAATAAATGTCAGTCCTGTTAAATTGTGCAGACTTATAGTCAGCATGTTGATGTATAATCACAATATCAAATGCAACAGCGAAAAAAGTCTTATAACTTTGTACCTTAGTTTACAAAAGACTTGAAAAAAGGGAGAAGCATTTTAGTTATACCTTCAACATTACTTCCAATCTCACTCATCAATGACTCACACGCACACAAAGGAAAAGCAAACAAGCTAATGAAAAATGGAAGTAAAAGAATTTGGTATATAAAAGTGCCAACTcgtatcatttcttcgatcagTCATCTACAAGGAATTCAGCCACAAAGTCTAATCCGTAGCTAAAACAAAATGCATATACAAGAACCAATCCGCTATTCGGAATTCAGCCACGAAGTATAATCCATAACTAAAGCaaaatacatatacaagaaCCAATCCACTATTTCTGGATCTCCCTTAACCTGCGCTTCTATTACGTAAATATCTTGCATTTCGAGTAAATGTATGTTTTGTGGCGGCTGGAGCTATGGCTAAACATAGCTCAAAATAAGTGACAAAATAAGTCATTAGAATGCACTAATAAAGAGAAAAATCATGCATTCCAACTTGGTAGAGTCTATGCTATACAAGTGAAACTGTTCACCAAGATCAACAAACGAAAACACAAAAGGCAAACAGACCTGTTGCCATTCTGCGGTAAGAAGCAGCAATATCAATGGCCTTGCTAGCCATTTCTTTACTTGAATATATTTGACATTGACCTAAGAATAGAAACACAAAGACACACACTTAATGCTCAATATTCAAAGCTAACTGCACACACATTGGTTAATTTTCAACAGAAAAAAGTCCCCATTTTTCCCCCAATAAACGCAGGGGTAGGACTTAGGAGAGAAGGAAAAAAATGTACCACCTTCAGAGAGGGTTTCCAAAGAAGAACCACTGGACTTTACTTCGCAAATTTGCAGCAAAAAATCATCATCCAATTCTGATATATATACATCGGGTACAACCACCATTGATTTGCTGTCACACACACCCACCACACTCAACCTCAACCTCTGTAACATTAAAATTTCCCAATCCACCAACACCATAGCAAACAAATGAATACTCCCACAACAAAATCAAGAAGCACGCATTCAACAGTTCATCAATAaggatatataaaaaaaaattacaaatacaaATACACACTGGTCTACCTGATTGTAGTGAATGATGCGGCAGGAAACAATGTGGCGGAGAAGTTGACGGCCAACGCCGCCAATACCCATCAGCAAAAGTGGTatctttttcattttctctcCCGCCCTTGATTCTTCGATCAATTCTTGGCCCGGCCTCGATTCGCCCTCTGAACGaggccaaataaaaataatggaaAATTTAAACcgcagataaaaaaaatttgtggtccattgattgatttatttatttgaaaattgaaaattttatgtaactcgagtatttaaataaattgtttcGCTCAAATAATCCAAAATCAGCTTGTGAATGTGGATCAAGATTGCATATATGGAGCcttatttgaattatatatgaatgaagtttaattattaatttatagaaaaatcatGTTCTAATATAACACTTCTCGATAGAACCGACCGAGTTCATGAACACAGGTTTAAAATCGAAACAAATCGAGCAATAATCAAACGATCCTTGTActtatgaattttcaaaaagaCAATAGATcaagtaataattatttttctttctatttCGTTTTTTTGGTAGCCAGCGTCGCAAGATATTGACATTCTAACATTAGATTTTATGAGTTTTGGAGTCTCAAATTTATCACAAGGCCAAGAGATCCTCGACGCTAATGAACTATAGTTACATGAAAAAATGGGATAGGATGAAAGTGTAGGGACAAAAGCTTCttttattcttaaaatatactcaaattttatatttaattatcatgTAATAAATAATCTACTTCCTAAAaaagagtagatctcttgtgagacggtctcacgaatctttatctgttagacggatcaaccataccgatattcacaataaaaagtaatattcttagcataaaaagtaatattttttcatggatgacccaaataagagatctgtctcacaaaatacgaaccgtgagaccgtctcacacaagtttttgcctctaaaaaaatattaatcccGAGTGTGAATAGCATTTATAGGCTTtcgtgaaaaaaatatatatagcattTATAGGCTACAAATTcaattgaaattgaaaattatgcatataatattacattttaattttaattatcttaaTTGGTTCAATAATCCATTTCAAGAAttagatttttaagtttttgtgCACGGAACAAATATTGATAGTTTGCATTTAGAAtgactttttattaaaataaaaaataataattaggaATTAGTCTTtataagggtttttttttttttttttggttattgaATTAAACCATGGTATCAAGCTAACTTTCTCCATTTGTTTTGCTAAGGATCAAAATAAAGTCCATTTAAACAATATGTGGagtaaatataaataacatCTCCATTATGTTATATTTTCAACATTTAATTTTAGCCACTTTGGATAAATTGTTTGGTTaatctatttttattaaaaattaaaatccaaaaaaaggCGGGACGACTGGCCCTAGGTTTGACCAGACGTCCAGACCCACCGAGTTGTCATTTCTATACAAGCTATACATTATACcaaaattagaaacaaaatcGATCTAGTATTTATATATAGGGAAAATGTGGAAATAAACCCGACAAATCCTAGATGTCAATGCTTAAATTGAGAACTAAACTCCCTTTAATTCAAGTAACTTCAATGTCCTGCGAGATCCTCTTGCAAAGACATATGTATATCTATTTTGTCTCTCGTAGGGAGGTCGGTCTCCCAAGTTGGAGCTCGGCCAAAAATCCGACATCATTAGTACTTCTTAGTTAGTTTCTTTCAAGAATCACTAGTTTTGTGTGTATGATATGGATGATCGATGGATCACTATCATATAGGTACAAATAGTTCAAATCGATCAAGATCCGTAGGGATCTTCATTCGTGTTAAAGGAGTAGAAAGTATATCAACCCTTATTTTCAAGATGATGTCGTCTTTTTTAATGACCAACCCCTGCTATCGATCCTTGGGCAATCTCCGAGCTTTAAATACTTGTCCAATACCCGAGCTGAACCCCGACTCCTTGGGCATAAATCTTTTGGGTCCAGAATTATCGGGTTTGAGGGATCTCACACCCAATATTAGTATATAAAGattaatatatatgaatatgatgcatgatat encodes the following:
- the LOC140979579 gene encoding homoserine dehydrogenase isoform X1, with translation MKKIPLLLMGIGGVGRQLLRHIVSCRIIHYNQRLRLSVVGVCDSKSMVVVPDVYISELDDDFLLQICEVKSSGSSLETLSEGGQCQIYSSKEMASKAIDIAASYRRMATGLTFIDCSASCNTIPLLRKVVELECCVVLANKQPLSSSLEDYDKLISHPRLIRHESTVGAGLPVISSINRMLSSGDALQRIIGSLSGTLGYVMSEVEVGKPFSDVVNAAKRLGYTEPDPRDDLSGLDVARKALILARLLGHRISLDDIKVESLYPIEMGPDLMTVEEFLAKGLPLLDRDIRRRIEKASSNGNVLRYVCLIEKSRCEVGIQELPKDSPLGRLRGSDNVLEIYSRCYNERPLVIQGAGAGNDTTAAGVLSDIIDMQDMFI
- the LOC140979579 gene encoding homoserine dehydrogenase isoform X2; protein product: MKKIPLLLMGIGGVGRQLLRHIVSCRIIHYNQRLRLSVVGVCDSKSMVVVPDVYISELDDDFLLQICEVKSSGSSLETLSEGQCQIYSSKEMASKAIDIAASYRRMATGLTFIDCSASCNTIPLLRKVVELECCVVLANKQPLSSSLEDYDKLISHPRLIRHESTVGAGLPVISSINRMLSSGDALQRIIGSLSGTLGYVMSEVEVGKPFSDVVNAAKRLGYTEPDPRDDLSGLDVARKALILARLLGHRISLDDIKVESLYPIEMGPDLMTVEEFLAKGLPLLDRDIRRRIEKASSNGNVLRYVCLIEKSRCEVGIQELPKDSPLGRLRGSDNVLEIYSRCYNERPLVIQGAGAGNDTTAAGVLSDIIDMQDMFI
- the LOC140979579 gene encoding homoserine dehydrogenase isoform X3, with translation MVVVPDVYISELDDDFLLQICEVKSSGSSLETLSEGGQCQIYSSKEMASKAIDIAASYRRMATGLTFIDCSASCNTIPLLRKVVELECCVVLANKQPLSSSLEDYDKLISHPRLIRHESTVGAGLPVISSINRMLSSGDALQRIIGSLSGTLGYVMSEVEVGKPFSDVVNAAKRLGYTEPDPRDDLSGLDVARKALILARLLGHRISLDDIKVESLYPIEMGPDLMTVEEFLAKGLPLLDRDIRRRIEKASSNGNVLRYVCLIEKSRCEVGIQELPKDSPLGRLRGSDNVLEIYSRCYNERPLVIQGAGAGNDTTAAGVLSDIIDMQDMFI
- the LOC140979579 gene encoding homoserine dehydrogenase isoform X4, yielding MVVVPDVYISELDDDFLLQICEVKSSGSSLETLSEGQCQIYSSKEMASKAIDIAASYRRMATGLTFIDCSASCNTIPLLRKVVELECCVVLANKQPLSSSLEDYDKLISHPRLIRHESTVGAGLPVISSINRMLSSGDALQRIIGSLSGTLGYVMSEVEVGKPFSDVVNAAKRLGYTEPDPRDDLSGLDVARKALILARLLGHRISLDDIKVESLYPIEMGPDLMTVEEFLAKGLPLLDRDIRRRIEKASSNGNVLRYVCLIEKSRCEVGIQELPKDSPLGRLRGSDNVLEIYSRCYNERPLVIQGAGAGNDTTAAGVLSDIIDMQDMFI